The Trichosurus vulpecula isolate mTriVul1 chromosome 3, mTriVul1.pri, whole genome shotgun sequence genome includes a window with the following:
- the LOC118844316 gene encoding 60S ribosomal protein L30-like, whose translation MVAAKKTKKSLESINSRLQLVMKSGKNVLGYKQTLKMIRQGKAKLVILANNCPALRKSEIEYYAMLAKTGVHHYSGNNIELGTACGKYYRVCTLAIIDPGDSDIIRSMPEQTSEK comes from the coding sequence ATGGTGGCCGCAAAGAAGACGAAAAAGTCGCTGGAGTCCATCAACTCGAGGCTCCAGCTGGTCATGAAAAGCGGCAAAAACGTGCTGGGCTACAAACAGACCCTGAAAATGATCCGACAAGGCAAAGCCAAGTTGGTCATCTTAGCCAACAACTGCCCAGCCTTGAGGAAATCAGAGATTGAATATTACGCTATGTTGGCCAAAACTGGCGTACATCACTACAGTGGCAATAACATTGAATTGGGTACAGCATGTGGGAAGTACTACAGAGTATGTACACTGGCTATCATTGATCCAGGTGATTCTGATATCATTAGAAGCATGCCAGAACAGACCAGTGAGAAGTAA